CACATCTCACAATGTTCCTCCCCTTTATCAAATATTGATGTGAGCTTGTCAGCATCATCCCCTGAGGGTGTGATTGAATTTTTGAATGTTTAGCCTCATCTGCCATATGGACAAGAATAACGCAGAGAACAGGAGCTTTCCTTCAAGAGCGAGggaaaagctaaattaaacacACTCTACATTACAGTAGTTTACTTTGGGTGGTGGCTGCATTCATGCTCTACTATTGCATCTCAGCATTATTTCTATCACTGAAATAAAGTAGTTGAAATTTGGATTTCCCATGAGCACATACTGCCTagtcaaaaaataaaaccaaaagaaaaaaggtcacacactaTAATATTTCATTGAACTTCAGACCACACATCATCCATATAcacaatgtaaaatatttagcaCAGCCTTCGAAGACAACGTACAAGATATAACTGACTTTGATTAATTGAGTATCTAGACAAACCGAAACGTATTTGTTGTCTGGAGATCTCACTTCTAAACTCAGTGAAAGAGGCTTTGATAAAAATTAGGAATTCTGAAACCAAGATAATGGTAGTTAAACAAAAAGGTCTGTATATGGGcagagaaagacaagaaaaaatataatctttcccttaaaagacatttaatctaacaggttttatttagttgttcaCAAAGACAGTTTTGCTGGtacttaaagtaaaaaatcttTCATAACCATCAGATTTTCGGGTGCGCGGAAAGCTTTATTGCTTATTGGAATTCAGGTTCACATTTATGCAATATCGTTTTACCATGTGGATATATCTTTCTATAAGtggacatttaatttatttattcctttacatttttgtatgttttggttTCCCTCTTGTGTTTAAAAAGAATCACAAAAGTTATTAACACACAAAGCTGCATgaaaaatatacacacataaataaatattataaatcaAAATGATCAACAGGTTAAGGACGCATTGAGCGAAGAACATTTAATTGGCTAAGCTGTGTCAGTTCAAACAAgatcaaataaacatttaatatttgtttgaactttgccatttttcctcctgatggtgaaaattctcttgttttattaatgcttTGTTTGGAAAAAGTAATTTCAGCAGAATTAAAAGAGATAAGCTTTTTACTGATTAGCATTATTGTATCTGTACATATATTTTTTGGTTCCTGTAACTGATACTTATCTGTTAAAGCAAACAGTAATGACATGATTTTTTCACACATACGTATACTACATGCAAAATTTTGTGTATTTACCTCTCACATTCTCGTCTTTCTGCCGTCTTCTTCTCCTGTATAGTCCATTGCCATGTAAACCATGTCCTGCCTTTTGTGCCTGTGTTTGTCTCCTGCTAGTATTTGAATGAGGTATATGCGAGAGTTGATCTGACAGATTACAGCAGGTATTGCACCATACTTTGTGTTAACAACCTTAACACACCCACAGACATATAAACTGTGTGACTAGCGTTTAgctccacaccacactttgaaGTAGTTGCTCTAACTCAAGTGAAAAAAATCGACACTAATGTAATGTAATTCTGgacttcatttgttttatttttgacataTCTATAACTGCTAACTTTGCAGGGAGAACAACACTAAAAATGTCTCACACAATGTTCAGTAGTGATGGCTAAGCCTCAAGTCTCATGTTacaaaatagtttatttaaattatagtcAAATTGGATCTAAATTTAAAGCAAACACAGCTTGTTACTTTAAGATACTATTGCCAGTGTGGTTTGTAGCTCCACATTGCCATCAGATAAAATGCCAAGTAAAGTAAGTGgctgtaaaaaagaaaggagaggttATGATTGAAACCTCTTGAGGAATAAAGATAAAAGGTGCAGAAACAAAAGGGCGTGTTTTTGTAACTATGTTGAAGTACAGGAAAAACAAGTAGTTCATATAACTTTTTTATGATTGTATGACACCTTGTATATTCATTAGAATTCATTTTTTGTCAAACACCACACTTTTTACCCACCACGTTTGAGAGCAACTACTGGTTATTTTAGACAAGATATTACATGTAAAACATTACAGgcactcagagagtgcagaCCCCTGCtaagccatagggtcactcacctgagaataACCCCAAAAGCCCCAAGAGCCCACTCAGTACCCCctatatctctctctctctctctctctctctttctatatatatatatatatatatatatatatatatatatatatatatatatatatatatatatatatatatatatacataactgttcaaaagtttggggtcacttccctattgaatcccatggcacagtgaccccaaacttttgaacggtagtgtgtatatatatatatatatatatatatatatatatttagagattTATAGATATAGAtttgctttgatgcagcactttgagagcatccagcttgttttgtatttgccttctgaggctttccctccttgtggagggtgtCAGTTATGGGTTTCGGCACAagtgtcaggtcagcaaccttccccatgattgtgaacagagaccatttaaatgttcaggagtcctttgcaggtgttttggattaattagcaGATTAAAGTGTGCCATttagaggctacaacattgaacctttcaacactattctaattttctgagatttagattttcGGGTTTTTATAAGCTGTAACCCATAATCagcaaaattataacaaatgcttgaaatatctcactttgcatacaAAGAGTctatattagtttacctttttacGTTAAGAATTACGGAAATTAATTAAGTCTTGTGTGATATTCTAATTTTGAGTTTCAACTGTAtgtgtataaatatgtacagcATACATATACATCTTACAATCACTAggtgtatgtatacatatatatatatatatatatatatatgaacttaTGGCTTGTAATATAACTTCAGTGTCATGCAGCTGAACTGTCAGCAACATCTTCCATTACTATTTCTTGTCATGCACATTCAAAATTGTAGTTCTGGTACACTACATAATCCTTTAACAGTGAGGCCTGTCTTGGATTAAAGTCTGCACCTAATAGCTGTAAACCTGTCTCATggggcagtggctcaggtggaaGAGCTGGTCGTCTAATAATCAGAAGGCGGTTCAATTTGTCAAGTCAATTTTATCCTTGACACGTAACCCTCCTTTCCTCCAGTGTCGGCATTGCTGGTCTAttaatgtttggtggtggtcggTGAGGCCGGAGGGCAACTGTGACCatctacacatgtagcttaccatcacgaGGTATGAATGAGGAGCGGAAcaataatggatacaatgtaaacCGGTTCGAGTGACTTGAAAAGTGCTGCAACTCACATGACTTGACACCTTGACTAGGAATATAATGCCAGACATCAGCTGACTTATGACTTGACAATGTACCAAACCCAAAAGCTAAAGCTATCTAAAAGGAATAAAGCTATCATTGTGGAAATATCCCCACATCCACGCAAACATCCAGTCAAGTTTAAGAGCAAAAATGCAAATCTTACATACCATCCATCACATCATGGAAATGAagatgtcattttaaataattgccAATTTGGGTGTTTGTATTCCATAGGAGCTCATACATTGGATTAATTttccacaatttaaaaaaaaaaaaaaattttctctCCTGCTCCTCGTTCATGGATATGAACCTGGTATCACCACAAGCATCATTATACTTGAAATCCAATGGTACAAAGTGATTTGTACTGGAGTTGGGGGTGGGGCTGTTGTCAAGAATGTTAACATGAAGAGACGCTCAGACAACTTATGGATTAATCTAGAGATATACTGTATTTttgttacaaataaaaaaaagcactttcaaacatattcattcattcattacatTTAAGGCCTTGCAGTGTGTAATCTTTCACAACTTCACAAACTTAAAAgtcctgtttttatatttgacaGTAATTTCTACAATCTGGATTATATATATTGAGTCATGACCGTCTGTCTacaatagaagaagaaacaatgCAAACATGTGATGACATCATTTCCTCAGTTTTACTGGTTGCACCCCAGTGTAAGATGTTGAAGCCCAGTCTTTTCAAGATATACCAACATGCAACTTCAGGTCATTTATTTTCTGGTATAAAACATTAATAGCATATGATCCATCTCTTCAACCACTTGATAATCTGCTTCTTCACAGTTCATGTACTTTCCACCAGATAATCCAGGCTGGAGTAGTTCCAACATCACTGGGGTCCAAGGCCTCCCTGGGTGCTCTGGCCATCACTGTGGTCGCCTCCCCACAGTCGGTAAAACTGACTGAAGTCCACGTAGGGTGGGACCCTGCCCGTCTCATCAGGCTGCGCTGCTTGACTCCCTCTTTGGCGGAACAGGCTTCCGTCCCctgagctggagctggagctctgAGTCTGTGTGTTGGTGGACTGGAGGGTGGCCGTGGGGCTCTGACTGCTGGAGAAAGGGGAGCAGTGGAAGGGAGAGGAGAAAGTTGGGTGGTTGGGAAGAGTGGAAGAGGAAGAGTAGGAGACAGGTATAAGGGTTGGaatagaggaggaggaagaggaagcggGAGTGTCATAGGAGGAGAAGAGGTCCATATCACGGGTGGAGAGACAAAACAGAGAAGTGGAGAGAGGGAAGGGACGGAGTGGAGTGGGTGCAGTGGACAGAGAAAAGGCAGAAGTAGATAGAGggaaaggagaaagaggaatTTCAATTATGGGATGCAGGATGTTAACAGAGGGCTGGCTGGTAGCTGGGTGAAACATTCTAAAGCAGTGGGAAGAAAAGAGGCAAGGACAGAGTGTAGGACGCAGGATGGATAAAGACAACCGGAGCCCACAAGGAAGACAAAATACAGATGTGAGTCAGATAGTGAGACAGACGGCAACAGAGTGGAACTCATAAAAGGAAGAGGAGCCGGATTAGTAATCCTTGAGGATGACTGAGTGAAgggaaaagaaataagaaaaagaaagccaGAACTCCTAGGCAGCAGCCATATAGAAGCGGAAATGTGGTTAGTCAAGTTATAAAACAGGTAGTTTCCAGCAGCAGGCAAAACAGAGGCCCATTCAAAGTATTTGTCCAAGGTCGTTTACCATCTTAAAACAACATTCTTGTTTCAAGTAAAGAAGCTATTATGCTGTCTGTGAAGCCTTTGAGCACACCCTTACTAATGCTGATCTCTTTGTTGCTTATTTTGCAAAGGCGGTCTTGGTTCTAATCACTGCCATAGACCATAAAACTGTGACAACACCCAGTAGACTGTAATGTGTGTATTTCATATATCACTTCTACAAAGGTTGTGGTTGTCACCATTAGTAGAAACATAATTTCTCTAAAAAAAGACTCCATGCTGTGTGCAAAACATGTGGTATACACCTTTTGTATATGGAAGTTTAACTATAATACACGTGTTTAACTTTAACTCATGAGCCTTTCTTTTCTAGTCTGAAAACTGATGAGCATGTTATGAAGAGGAAATCACAGCAAAACTATAGGGAAGTAAAAACTGCACTTAAGCATAAACACATAAGTGAAGAGACACACGGAAGCaaaaatcaagtttaaaaaaaaaaaaaaaaaaaaaaaaatcatagtacAGAGGAACAAGGCAATCTAATCTTGCTTATTCAAAACAGACCAGAAATAAACTTAGCAGCAGGCAGAAAAGTGTGGATCCAAAATAAAGCTCACCCAGAGTACCCACCCAACAGCAGTGGAATCAAAGGAGGTAAAAACAACTTTGTAAAACACGAACGATGGTGGGtcaaaaagaatgaaaagataACAAAGCTGATGCTCAGCATGGCCAATAGGAGGAAATCCCAGAGCCAGCAGGAACAGAAGAAAACTCAAGCTTACCCTGGTGTGGGGGTGCCTTCCTCCAGGGTAGAGGCTGTGTTAGTTCCATTGGTGAGGGTACTTTGGGAGGGCATTACCAGTGAGAGGGTGACACTGGTTTTACTGGTACTCTGGCTGTTTGAGTATGGCACCGACACAGGATAGATACGACCACCTGAAAAAAGTGGAAGACAGAAACAAAGACTGAATGTAAGAGCAAcagaatagtaaaaaaaaaaaaaaaaaagcacaggaTAACATTAAAGCTGGTTCAGCATAAAGGATAATGAGCCTTGTTATTTTGGTTCATTTGGATTCTTGGTTACATCTTTGAAAGTTTGATTTCTTTAACTGAGGACCCTGACACACCAACCAGTGGTGCCAAAAGAACCCATGCTGCATCTTTGCATCGTCTCATGATGATTGCATCTGggcaaaaaaagtaaaacttgaaattaaaagaaagagcAAACATTGCATCCAGCTGGAACTCAATTGTACAATATAAACCTGCATTAAGAAGACACGAGCTCTAGTGGTAGTCTTTGTGTGAAGTTAAGTTTTTAACTggttacattttaaattaagctTCAATCCATAtctgtaaaagcaaaaaaaaaaaaaaaaagttttagaacCCAAAGATTTTAATATTACTTTCATTTAGCTGATTAGGTTTTTTACGCCCCAACTTTATTTCTAAGGAGCTACAGACAAGAAGTCCAGATGAACAACTGCAGAGCTGACAAGCAACGTTCTTACTAGATTTACAGCCCTTGTTAATCTTAGTTAATGTTCATACatgattaaaacatatttaagaggcaatttattatttaataaaacttttaaataggGAAAATTGTGGTGGTATAGGCATAGCACAATTCCCTACCCTGTGTGGGTGTGAGCACAGCATCTGCTAGTGGGTAATTGAGTGTGCGGATGAGCAGTGTCATGTCCTCGTGACGAGAACAGTAGGCCGCCCTCTGACGGCCAGACACGTAGACGTCATGGTGAAGCCGCTTGACCCGCTCCACCACAGACTGGGCCACTGCCTCAAGACTGGTCTGCTGGGCCAGCTCTGCTGCTACCATGGCAACAATTTCCTATGGAGGACAGCAGCGGAGACGGGGTCAGAGAAAGAAAGATCAAGAATATAGCTTCAGAAGTGAGGAAaatgaacagaataaaaaacaatacaatgtGAGAGGATGAGAGCAGATAAAGATGATAAgacaacagaaaaagagaaaaaaaaagcacagatggatggatgatgctCAGACTGAAGTTCAAAGAATAcgaatgaaaaaaagaagacagcaACAGAAAGATATTGCAGAGTAGCTGGTTTGACAAGAAAAGACGACAAGCGCGTCATGTGGCAAGGAAATGTTTTCAGGATATCTGCTAACCTGATTGACCTGTTCGGGACCATGAGCAGACTCGAGGGCATTTATCAAACCCTCTGACATCAGCAACAGGAAGCCTGTTACGCCATCCAAAGAGTGGCTGCCGTGAATCTCCGGCTCAGCGATGACTGGCATCGACTTGGCCGAACTAACAGTGAACAGACAACAGATATATCAGtagcaaaagataaaaatataagaGGAATGAGGAGGTGCAAAAGAGATGAGAAATGGGAAAATAACTGTGGCTATAAAGTCAGTTACAGGAGTCAAGACTGGAAAGGACAGTGGAAGGTGAGAGAAGGATGAGATGAAATGAAAAGACATTATTGCACCTGACCTACAAACTACAAACCTGCTTATCTCCCTGATATAAAGAATCACTTAtactttgtccatttttttacTGCATTTCCTGCCCTTACTGACACAACTAAGAATGAAATTCTATAAATATTCAGTGTCTGATTTaagtttataattttttttaatgcaaagacAAATAATGTGACGGGTTTATTTGAACTGGGCAGCAGACAAAAGCAGGAAATAGGAAGTATGAACAAAGAATgcctgaaaataaatgaatttaagGAAACTCAGCTGTGGTAGGAGAGAGGCTGGATCGCTCTGACAGGTTTAAATAATGACACTTTACAATGTTTCACTGGCAGCATTATTTAGCTTAACTCGTTGAGCTACACCTCCTTGATGCTGCTGGCCAAGGTTTGAATTCTGTCCTTTGTCATTGTTTATGTTCTTTGACTCCCTTTCCTGTGAAGCTACTGTgaataaaggccactagagccAAGAAATTACTTACAAATTTAGCtgatttttaccattttgtttCTTCTTGCAAAAGCACctgatatttaaaatattagttaAGTTAAATTTCAACATTCTTTGGAATATGCACACTGGGAGAGTATTTCACCGTTCAGCAACTAGAAAACACACGCATACATAAGGGGGGTAATATAGCCTATATATCCCATAAA
The Melanotaenia boesemani isolate fMelBoe1 chromosome 4, fMelBoe1.pri, whole genome shotgun sequence genome window above contains:
- the tab1 gene encoding TGF-beta-activated kinase 1 and MAP3K7-binding protein 1 isoform X1, whose amino-acid sequence is MAAQRRTMMQSHQSWTDDLPLCQMCGVGRAPNCVYGPDGKGTQSHLMEDGHLMLRGEDGCFLYGVFNGYDGSRVASFATQCLTAELLLGQLNSSHTDNDVRRILTQAFDVVEKSYFDTIDDALAEKAHLSNYLLPHNENMSFHQLSSQGQKVQERLKELEQEVSGGTTAVVALILNNKLYVANVGTNRVLLCKSSSDGQNQVLQIGRPHSTDNEDELQRLAALGLDSARVRQAGQIAGQSSTRRLGDYRVKFNYNEIDLLSSAKSMPVIAEPEIHGSHSLDGVTGFLLLMSEGLINALESAHGPEQVNQEIVAMVAAELAQQTSLEAVAQSVVERVKRLHHDVYVSGRQRAAYCSRHEDMTLLIRTLNYPLADAVLTPTQGGRIYPVSVPYSNSQSTSKTSVTLSLVMPSQSTLTNGTNTASTLEEGTPTPGSSGFLFLISFPFTQSSSRITNPAPLPFMSSTLLPSVSLSDSHLYFVFLVGSGCLYPSCVLHSVLASFLPTALECFTQLPASPLLTSCIP
- the tab1 gene encoding TGF-beta-activated kinase 1 and MAP3K7-binding protein 1 isoform X3, with amino-acid sequence MAAQRRTMMQSHQSWTDDLPLCQMCGVGRAPNCVYGPDGKGTQSHLMEDGHLMLRGEDGCFLYGVFNGYDGSRVASFATQCLTAELLLGQLNSSHTDNDVRRILTQAFDVVEKSYFDTIDDALAEKAHLSNYLLPHNEKVQERLKELEQEVSGGTTAVVALILNNKLYVANVGTNRVLLCKSSSDGQNQVLQIGRPHSTDNEDELQRLAALGLDSARVRQAGQIAGQSSTRRLGDYRVKFNYNEIDLLSSAKSMPVIAEPEIHGSHSLDGVTGFLLLMSEGLINALESAHGPEQVNQEIVAMVAAELAQQTSLEAVAQSVVERVKRLHHDVYVSGRQRAAYCSRHEDMTLLIRTLNYPLADAVLTPTQGGRIYPVSVPYSNSQSTSKTSVTLSLVMPSQSTLTNGTNTASTLEEGTPTPGSSGFLFLISFPFTQSSSRITNPAPLPFMSSTLLPSVSLSDSHLYFVFLVGSGCLYPSCVLHSVLASFLPTALECFTQLPASPLLTSCIP
- the tab1 gene encoding TGF-beta-activated kinase 1 and MAP3K7-binding protein 1 isoform X2, with the translated sequence MAAQRRTMMQSHQSWTDDLPLCQMCGVGRAPNCVYGPDGKGTQSHLMEDGHLMLRGEDGCFLYGVFNGYDGSRVASFATQCLTAELLLGQLNSSHTDNDVRRILTQAFDVVEKSYFDTIDDALAEKAHLSNYLLPHNELSSQGQKVQERLKELEQEVSGGTTAVVALILNNKLYVANVGTNRVLLCKSSSDGQNQVLQIGRPHSTDNEDELQRLAALGLDSARVRQAGQIAGQSSTRRLGDYRVKFNYNEIDLLSSAKSMPVIAEPEIHGSHSLDGVTGFLLLMSEGLINALESAHGPEQVNQEIVAMVAAELAQQTSLEAVAQSVVERVKRLHHDVYVSGRQRAAYCSRHEDMTLLIRTLNYPLADAVLTPTQGGRIYPVSVPYSNSQSTSKTSVTLSLVMPSQSTLTNGTNTASTLEEGTPTPGSSGFLFLISFPFTQSSSRITNPAPLPFMSSTLLPSVSLSDSHLYFVFLVGSGCLYPSCVLHSVLASFLPTALECFTQLPASPLLTSCIP